A stretch of DNA from Campylobacter sp. MG1:
ATAGTAAAACTTATAGCCTAGTTTTAAAAGGAGATGATATTATTAATTGCCCACACTGTGGAAGGATTTTATATATTGAAGAATAAAAAATAGTGAAAAATGTACTTTTTATATATAGTTGTTAGTATTTTTTTATATATATTAGGTTTAATAATATTAATACCATTAAGTTTTAAAAAAAAATATAATCAACTTTATAAAAAGTTTTTTCCTTTTGAAAGACATAATTTAGCTGATATACATTTTCATCTAGCAAGTTATGGGGAAGTTAAATCGTTAACTCCGTTGATTAATTATTATAAAAGTAAAAATAAAAATATACTTATAACGGTTGCTTCAAAGACTGGCTATAATGAGGCTAAAAAAATAGTTGATAATACATTTTTTTTACCATTAGAGCCGATACTTTTTTTTTGGTTAAAACCAGCTAAAACTTTAATTGTTTTTGAGGCAGAATTTTGGTTAAATTTATTAAAAATTTATAAAAATCATAATAAACAAACAATTTTATTAAATGCTAGAATTAAAAAAAATAGTTTTAAAAAATATTACAAATTTAGATTTTTTTATAATGAAATTTTTAAAAATTTTGATTTTATAATAGCACAAAGCTATCAAGATTATAAAAGATTACAGATGCTTGGTGGAGAAAATATTGAAGTTTTTACAAACATTAAGTTACTAACAAATTTTACACCTAATAAAAAATTGCAAAAAAATAAAGAAATAGTTTTAATAGCAAGTACTCATAAAGGTGAGGAAGAAATAATTTTATCAAAAATAGATTTTAAATTTTTAGAAAATAAGACATTGATATTAGCACCACGACATCCAGAAAGATTTATAGAAGTTGAGAATTTATTAAAGAATAAAGGTATTAAATATTTTAAATTTAGCGATAGTGAAAATGCGTATTTAGATTCTAATGTGTTTTTGTTAGATACTTTGGGTGAGCTTATAAATTTTTATGCCATAAGTGATTATGTTATTTTAGGTGGTTCGTATGTGCCTATTGGAGGGCATAATTTTGTAGAACCAGCATTTTTTGGGTGTAAAATTATTGCTGGTAAGTTTATTTATTCGCAACTTGCTGTATTAGATTGCATCGAAAATGTTGTGATTAGTGATGATATTAATTTTGATAATGTAAAACCAGCTAAAATAAAGTCAAAATATAGTTTTGAAACATTAGTAAGTATATTAGATAGGATTTTAAATGAAACAAGAAAAAGCATATAAACTATTAGCATTGCAAGAAAAAATTTCAAATAGTGCTGCAAAAGAATTAATTGATTTAGGACTTGTTTTGCACGGAGGTAAAAGATTAGAAATAGCTAGAGGACTCATGCCTGTTAATACTATTTTTAAAATTACAAAGCCAAAAACAGATATAATTTTTGAAGATGAAAATTTATTAGCGATAAATAAACCAATAGGTGTTAGTGTTGAATTTATAAAAACACAGCATATTCTTCTTAATAGACTAGATAAGGATACAAGTGGGATTGTGCTCTATGCAAAAAATGATGAATTCTTAAAAGCTGCTAAAAATGAGTATAAAAATGAAAAAGTAGGAAAAATTTATTTAGCTATTGTAAATAAAATTATCAGTGAACCTATTGTTATTGATGAGCCGATATTGACTATAAAAGGTAAGAGTGCATTTAGTAAAATTTCTTATAGTGAAAATGCAAAAAGAGCATATACTAGCATTGAACCATTAAAAATTGAAGGTAAAAAAACTTTATTAAAGGTTCAAATTTCTACCGGTAGAACTCATCAAATAAGAGTGCATTTAAATAGCATAGGAGCTGGAATTTTAGGCGATGTAAAATATAGCAAAATCGTAAGCTCAAGGCTAATGCTTCATTGTGTTAGGACAAAAATATTTGATTATGATATAAAAACTCCTATGCCTAATGATTTTCATAGAGATTTTGATATGAGCGGATTAAATTTAGATTTTATTTTTTAAAATTTATATATTTTATTTGTTGCATTTGCTTATGTGATTTAGTTTTTTATTTTGGATAATTTTAATACCATTCTTTGTTAATATTAGCACGATTTTTTTTAAAACAAAGGATTTGTATTATGAAAAAACCTGTCATTATAGGAGTAGGTGGTCCTGTTGGAGCTGGTAAAACTCTTTTAATAGAAAGATTAGTAAGAGTTATGAGTAAAGATTATGAAATAGGCGTTGTAACAAATGATATTTATACAAAAGAAGATGCCTTGTTTTTAGCGAAAAACAGTGTTTTACCACCAGAAAGAATTATAGGTGTAGAAACTGGTGGGTGTCCGCACACTGCGATTAGAGAAGATGCTTCAATGAATGAAGCTGCATTAAATGAATTACAAAAGAAATTTAATTTAGATTTACTTTTTTTAGAAAGTGGTGGGGATAATTTAGCTGCTACTTTTAGTCCTGATTTAGTTAATTTTAGTATTTATGTAATTGATGTGGCACAAGGTGAAAAAATCCCACGCAAAGCAGGTGCTGGAATGATTAAATCAGATTTATTTATAATTAATAAAACCGATTTAGCTCCCTATGTTGGTGCAAATCTTGATATTATGAAAAGCGATACTTTACATTTTAGAAAAAATAAAGACTTTTTCTTTACAAATCTTAAAAAAGATGAAGGTTTGTCTGATGTTATTAATTGGATTGAGAAAAATTGTCTTCTTAAAGGCTTAGAGTGAATACTTTAAAAATCACTCTTTATGATAATAAACTTAAAAACAATTTTCAACTTGGGATGACTAGATTACTAGAAGTTCCTTGTTATGATGATATGTTTTTTGCATATCTTATTACACTAGGTGGTGGTCTTGTTGATAAAGATATGTATGAATTAGATTTTGAGTTATTAAATTCAAAAGCTTATTTGAGTTCACAA
This window harbors:
- a CDS encoding glycosyltransferase N-terminal domain-containing protein, with the protein product MYFLYIVVSIFLYILGLIILIPLSFKKKYNQLYKKFFPFERHNLADIHFHLASYGEVKSLTPLINYYKSKNKNILITVASKTGYNEAKKIVDNTFFLPLEPILFFWLKPAKTLIVFEAEFWLNLLKIYKNHNKQTILLNARIKKNSFKKYYKFRFFYNEIFKNFDFIIAQSYQDYKRLQMLGGENIEVFTNIKLLTNFTPNKKLQKNKEIVLIASTHKGEEEIILSKIDFKFLENKTLILAPRHPERFIEVENLLKNKGIKYFKFSDSENAYLDSNVFLLDTLGELINFYAISDYVILGGSYVPIGGHNFVEPAFFGCKIIAGKFIYSQLAVLDCIENVVISDDINFDNVKPAKIKSKYSFETLVSILDRILNETRKSI
- the ureG gene encoding urease accessory protein UreG — its product is MKKPVIIGVGGPVGAGKTLLIERLVRVMSKDYEIGVVTNDIYTKEDALFLAKNSVLPPERIIGVETGGCPHTAIREDASMNEAALNELQKKFNLDLLFLESGGDNLAATFSPDLVNFSIYVIDVAQGEKIPRKAGAGMIKSDLFIINKTDLAPYVGANLDIMKSDTLHFRKNKDFFFTNLKKDEGLSDVINWIEKNCLLKGLE
- a CDS encoding RluA family pseudouridine synthase, which translates into the protein MKQEKAYKLLALQEKISNSAAKELIDLGLVLHGGKRLEIARGLMPVNTIFKITKPKTDIIFEDENLLAINKPIGVSVEFIKTQHILLNRLDKDTSGIVLYAKNDEFLKAAKNEYKNEKVGKIYLAIVNKIISEPIVIDEPILTIKGKSAFSKISYSENAKRAYTSIEPLKIEGKKTLLKVQISTGRTHQIRVHLNSIGAGILGDVKYSKIVSSRLMLHCVRTKIFDYDIKTPMPNDFHRDFDMSGLNLDFIF